One window of the bacterium genome contains the following:
- a CDS encoding ABC transporter ATP-binding protein encodes MLIVSVKDVVKEYKLGKTKVNALRGVNLEIKDRELVAICGPSGSGKTTLLNIIGCLDQPTSGTVQIINENAAFFSDAKLSELRNKHLGFIFQTFNLIPVLTAYENVEYPLWILGKPGLERKAMVLKMLDEVELLDYKNHKPDELSGGQRQRVAIARALVNMPKLVLADEPTANLDSQTGMSILKLMQKINEEFSTTFIFSTHDPQVVKYANKVYHLRDGKVSELTEG; translated from the coding sequence ATGTTAATTGTTTCAGTGAAAGATGTAGTTAAGGAATATAAGCTTGGCAAAACAAAGGTGAATGCCCTTAGAGGGGTAAATTTAGAGATTAAAGACAGAGAGCTTGTCGCGATCTGTGGTCCTTCAGGCAGTGGAAAAACAACTTTACTTAATATTATTGGCTGCTTGGATCAGCCCACCTCTGGAACAGTTCAAATTATCAATGAAAATGCCGCTTTTTTTTCTGATGCCAAGCTTTCTGAATTACGAAATAAGCACCTTGGTTTTATCTTCCAAACCTTTAATCTTATTCCTGTCCTTACTGCTTACGAAAATGTAGAATATCCCCTCTGGATTTTAGGAAAGCCAGGTCTTGAAAGAAAGGCTATGGTTCTAAAAATGTTGGATGAAGTAGAATTACTTGACTATAAAAACCATAAGCCTGATGAATTATCTGGTGGACAAAGACAACGGGTAGCTATTGCCCGAGCCTTAGTAAATATGCCTAAACTTGTCTTAGCAGATGAGCCAACGGCCAACTTAGATTCCCAGACCGGAATGAGTATTTTAAAACTTATGCAAAAGATAAATGAGGAGTTTTCTACAACCTTCATCTTCTCTACCCATGATCCACAAGTAGTAAAGTATGCCAATAAAGTATATCACCTCAGGGATGGCAAGGTCTCGGAATTAACGGAGGGATAA
- a CDS encoding DUF4445 domain-containing protein, with product MKEYKVIFYPNQREVSAPEGENLLRIAAAAGLYITASCGGNGSCGKCKVIIESGEVEEGISERLTPDEIKKDYRLACASKIKSHLVVRIPVESQISDKRVLEGAVSKRLVIQEQLKTLTPDGKIDPMVKKYHLELPLPTLEDNIDDFSRIKRALKMTYDLHDCSISLSCLKALPMLLRKANFKVTLSLLKDKDISEIVNIEEGDQTKEHYCLAIDIGTTSIYARLINLFLGEEVATTSDFNAQIAYGEDIISRIVYSQKGEGLKILQEAVVKTINELINSIVKEAKITEEKITYLVIAGNTTMEHLFLGVNPKYIREAPYVPAVNFLYQVKASEVGLKLFPHTPLYLLPGVSSYVGGDITAGVLATGITQSTELTLYVDIGTNGEVVLGNKDWLVATACSAGPAFEGGTIKHGMRATLGAIEQVEIDKNFEPMIITIGHRPPKGICGAGLISLVAELLEAGIINQKGKFNLEIKETPRIRKNKAIKEYVLAFKDEAGIDEDIVITESDIDDLIRAKGAMFAGIFTLLNSVGVEIADISKIIISGNLGFHLEIEKAITIGLLPEVDYAKFIFIGNGSLLGATISACSKKMLKQAKEIASSITNIELSDNPKFMEEYIAALFLPHTNDQRFPQVYKRLLS from the coding sequence ATGAAAGAATATAAGGTTATCTTTTATCCTAACCAAAGAGAAGTAAGCGCTCCAGAAGGAGAGAACTTATTAAGAATAGCAGCTGCGGCTGGGCTTTATATCACTGCTTCTTGTGGCGGAAATGGAAGTTGTGGGAAATGCAAGGTTATCATTGAGTCTGGAGAAGTTGAAGAAGGAATTTCAGAAAGACTTACTCCTGATGAGATAAAGAAGGATTATAGATTAGCTTGTGCCTCTAAAATAAAGAGCCATCTGGTGGTAAGGATTCCGGTAGAGTCTCAAATTTCAGATAAGAGAGTCTTAGAAGGGGCTGTCTCAAAGAGATTAGTCATTCAAGAACAATTAAAGACTCTTACTCCTGATGGTAAGATTGATCCTATGGTAAAGAAATACCATCTTGAGTTACCCCTTCCAACCTTAGAAGATAATATTGATGACTTTTCAAGAATTAAAAGAGCTCTCAAGATGACATATGATCTTCATGATTGCTCAATCTCTCTTTCTTGCTTAAAGGCATTGCCCATGCTTTTAAGAAAAGCTAATTTTAAAGTTACCTTAAGTCTGCTGAAAGATAAAGATATATCAGAGATAGTCAATATAGAAGAAGGTGATCAAACTAAAGAACATTATTGTTTGGCTATAGATATAGGCACTACTTCAATTTACGCCAGACTTATTAACCTTTTCTTAGGAGAAGAGGTGGCGACTACTTCTGATTTTAATGCCCAAATTGCTTATGGTGAGGACATTATTAGTCGAATAGTTTATTCTCAAAAAGGAGAGGGGCTTAAGATTCTTCAAGAAGCAGTAGTTAAAACCATCAATGAGTTAATTAATAGTATTGTTAAAGAAGCCAAGATTACTGAAGAAAAGATCACTTATTTAGTTATCGCTGGCAATACCACAATGGAACATTTATTCTTAGGAGTTAATCCTAAGTATATTCGAGAAGCACCTTATGTCCCAGCAGTAAATTTTCTTTATCAAGTAAAGGCTTCAGAAGTAGGGCTAAAGTTATTCCCCCATACTCCTCTCTACCTTCTTCCTGGTGTATCAAGCTATGTCGGAGGTGACATTACGGCGGGAGTTTTAGCTACCGGCATTACTCAATCAACCGAATTAACTTTATATGTGGATATTGGCACCAACGGAGAGGTGGTTTTAGGAAATAAAGATTGGTTAGTAGCTACCGCTTGTTCAGCTGGCCCTGCTTTTGAAGGAGGAACAATCAAGCATGGGATGAGAGCTACTCTTGGAGCTATAGAACAAGTGGAGATAGATAAAAATTTTGAGCCCATGATTATTACTATTGGCCATAGACCACCAAAAGGAATATGTGGAGCAGGTCTGATTAGTCTCGTCGCTGAGCTTTTGGAAGCAGGGATAATAAACCAGAAAGGAAAGTTTAATCTTGAAATAAAGGAGACTCCTCGAATTAGAAAAAATAAGGCTATCAAGGAGTATGTCCTTGCTTTTAAAGATGAGGCCGGGATTGATGAAGATATAGTAATTACAGAATCAGATATTGACGATCTTATTCGAGCCAAAGGGGCGATGTTTGCTGGGATTTTTACTTTATTAAATAGCGTGGGAGTTGAGATAGCTGATATCTCCAAAATAATAATTTCAGGAAATCTTGGATTTCACTTAGAGATAGAAAAGGCCATAACTATTGGTCTTCTCCCGGAAGTAGATTATGCTAAATTTATCTTTATTGGAAATGGTTCTTTATTGGGAGCAACTATTTCTGCTTGTTCAAAAAAGATGCTAAAACAAGCAAAAGAAATAGCCAGTTCGATTACTAATATTGAACTTTCGGATAATCCTAAATTTATGGAAGAATATATAGCGGCTCTTTTTCTACCCCATACCAACGATCAAAGATTCCCTCAAGTTTATAAAAGACTCTTAAGTTAA
- a CDS encoding CinA family protein produces the protein MKDLVKKIAKKLLNNHLTIAVAESCTGGLLCYQLTKISGSSNYFKCGYIVYSNESKTNILSIPEKMIKEYGAVSKEIALSMAKETWEKSSADLGISLTGIAGPMGGSFQKPVGLVYIALVGLKKKLCQEYNFQGSRREIRSQATQKALEMILETLD, from the coding sequence ATGAAAGATCTAGTCAAAAAAATAGCTAAGAAATTGTTAAATAATCATTTAACTATAGCCGTAGCCGAATCTTGCACCGGAGGCTTACTTTGTTATCAACTTACCAAGATTTCTGGAAGCTCAAATTATTTTAAATGTGGTTATATTGTTTACAGTAACGAATCTAAAACAAACATTCTTTCCATTCCTGAGAAAATGATTAAAGAATATGGTGCGGTAAGTAAAGAGATTGCTTTATCTATGGCTAAAGAAACTTGGGAGAAAAGTAGCGCCGATCTAGGGATAAGCCTTACGGGAATTGCTGGTCCTATGGGAGGTAGCTTTCAAAAACCGGTGGGTTTAGTCTATATAGCCTTAGTTGGTCTTAAAAAAAAACTTTGTCAAGAGTATAATTTTCAAGGTTCTCGAAGAGAGATTCGCAGCCAAGCTACTCAGAAAGCCTTGGAGATGATTTTGGAAACCTTAGATTAA
- a CDS encoding DUF89 family protein, with product MKTCLDCIPCFLRQTLDVARRANAGQAKQEEILKEVNKMMADISLKVSPPEITRSIYALIREKTGVIDPFKEVKEKSNQQANNLYSILKKKVEDSNDKLLTSIELAIAGNAIDYGLKDSLEINKEIEKILNYHSCLFNDYKTIFNYLEFKEALSKAKTILYIADNAGEILFDKILIEELNKEVIFAVKGKPIINDALMEDAYACGLDKCSQLVSSGCDAPGTILKFCSKEFLAIYQDADLVVSKGQGNFETLSEDSRSIFFLFKVKCPVVAKDIKCKMGDLVLKKSS from the coding sequence ATGAAGACCTGTTTGGATTGTATTCCTTGCTTTTTAAGACAAACCCTTGATGTAGCCAGAAGGGCTAATGCTGGTCAAGCTAAACAAGAAGAGATCTTAAAAGAAGTTAATAAGATGATGGCTGATATTTCGTTAAAGGTGTCTCCTCCGGAAATAACCAGAAGTATCTATGCCTTAATAAGAGAGAAAACAGGAGTAATTGATCCTTTTAAGGAAGTCAAAGAGAAAAGCAATCAACAAGCTAATAACCTTTATTCTATCTTAAAGAAAAAAGTAGAAGATTCAAACGATAAGTTACTTACTTCAATAGAATTAGCTATTGCTGGGAATGCTATTGATTATGGGCTAAAAGATTCTTTGGAGATCAATAAGGAGATAGAAAAAATATTAAACTACCATTCTTGTCTTTTTAATGATTACAAAACTATCTTTAATTACTTAGAGTTTAAAGAAGCTTTAAGCAAAGCCAAGACAATATTATACATAGCTGACAATGCTGGAGAAATTCTTTTTGATAAAATCTTAATTGAGGAGTTAAATAAGGAAGTAATTTTTGCGGTAAAAGGTAAGCCTATTATCAATGATGCCTTAATGGAAGATGCTTATGCTTGCGGGCTGGATAAATGCTCTCAGCTTGTTTCAAGTGGGTGTGATGCCCCAGGAACAATCCTGAAGTTTTGTTCCAAGGAATTTTTAGCTATCTATCAAGATGCAGATTTAGTTGTTAGTAAGGGTCAGGGAAACTTTGAAACTTTATCAGAAGATTCCAGATCCATTTTCTTCTTATTTAAAGTAAAATGTCCGGTAGTGGCTAAAGATATTAAGTGTAAAATGGGAGATCTAGTTTTAAAGAAATCAAGTTAA